The following proteins come from a genomic window of Edaphobacter sp. 4G125:
- the pheA gene encoding chorismate mutase, producing MEISDWRKKIDELDEQIVRLLNQRAEAAHAIGKLKHQSSAPVYEPNREKEVFEHVRRSNPGPLSETEVVDIYERVIDVMRALQKK from the coding sequence ATGGAGATCTCTGACTGGCGCAAAAAGATCGATGAGCTCGACGAGCAGATCGTTCGCCTTCTCAACCAGCGAGCTGAAGCCGCACACGCCATTGGCAAGCTCAAGCACCAGAGCAGCGCTCCGGTTTATGAACCGAATCGAGAGAAGGAAGTCTTTGAGCATGTGCGCCGTTCGAACCCTGGCCCCCTCTCTGAGACTGAGGTCGTCGACATCTATGAGCGAGTCATCGACGTAATGCGCGCCCTTCAGAAGAAATGA
- the trpB gene encoding tryptophan synthase subunit beta codes for MGTTAGIVSPAGPMSTVRSAAGRFGVYGGRYVPETLMAALEELEAAYADAQKDAAFQAELDDLLHNYCGRPTPLYFAKRLSENLGGAKIYLKREDLLHTGAHKINNALGQGLLARRMGKKRIIAETGAGQHGVATATVCALLGMECVVYMGEEDMRRQELNVYRMRLLGAEVRGVSAGSATLKDAISEAMRDWVTNVRTTFYILGSALGAHPYPTIVRDFHRVISKEAKRQILEQAGKLPTAVVACVGGGSNAIGAFYEFLNDSNVQLIGVEAGGRGTALGEHAARFMKSGGGVPGVLQGTYSYVLQDDAGQIAATHSVSAGLDYASVGPEHAMLHDSGRATYTMATDDEALKAVVTLSRTEGILPALESAHAVAEAIKLAPKMAKTDVLMVNLSGRGDKDMGILSRELDVKGASVGAES; via the coding sequence ATGGGGACGACGGCAGGAATTGTAAGTCCGGCTGGACCTATGAGCACAGTAAGGTCGGCAGCAGGACGGTTCGGAGTTTACGGTGGGCGCTATGTCCCTGAAACCCTGATGGCTGCGCTCGAGGAACTGGAGGCGGCATACGCGGATGCTCAGAAGGACGCAGCCTTTCAGGCCGAGCTCGACGACCTGTTGCACAACTACTGCGGCCGGCCTACGCCGCTCTACTTTGCCAAGCGACTGAGCGAGAACCTGGGTGGCGCAAAGATCTATCTCAAGCGCGAAGACCTTCTCCACACCGGCGCCCACAAGATCAACAACGCTCTCGGCCAGGGTCTGCTCGCTCGCCGCATGGGTAAGAAACGCATCATCGCTGAGACTGGCGCGGGGCAGCACGGTGTAGCGACTGCAACGGTATGCGCTCTGCTCGGCATGGAGTGCGTCGTCTACATGGGCGAAGAAGACATGCGCCGGCAGGAGCTGAACGTCTACCGCATGCGTCTGTTGGGCGCGGAGGTACGCGGCGTCTCTGCGGGCTCGGCCACGCTGAAGGACGCAATCTCTGAAGCGATGCGCGACTGGGTCACCAACGTCCGCACCACCTTCTACATTCTGGGTTCGGCGCTCGGTGCGCATCCTTATCCCACCATCGTGCGTGACTTCCATCGCGTGATCAGCAAAGAGGCCAAGAGACAGATACTCGAGCAGGCAGGCAAGTTGCCTACTGCCGTTGTCGCCTGCGTTGGCGGCGGTTCCAACGCCATCGGGGCTTTCTACGAGTTCCTGAACGACTCCAACGTGCAGCTGATCGGTGTAGAAGCCGGCGGTCGCGGAACCGCCCTGGGCGAACACGCTGCACGTTTCATGAAATCCGGTGGTGGAGTTCCAGGGGTGCTGCAAGGCACTTACAGCTATGTCCTGCAGGACGACGCCGGACAGATCGCGGCAACGCACTCGGTCTCTGCTGGACTCGACTACGCCAGTGTCGGCCCCGAGCACGCGATGCTGCATGATTCAGGACGCGCCACCTACACGATGGCCACCGATGATGAGGCTTTGAAAGCGGTTGTCACGCTGTCACGGACTGAGGGTATTCTTCCGGCTCTTGAGAGTGCACATGCCGTAGCTGAAGCCATCAAGCTGGCACCAAAGATGGCAAAGACAGACGTATTGATGGTGAACCTCTCAGGGCGTGGTGATAAGGATATGGGGATTTTGTCGCGGGAGCTGGATGTGAAAGGCGCATCTGTGGGGGCGGAGAGCTAA
- a CDS encoding threonine ammonia-lyase: MSTAERVSETSITLADVVAARERLRNSIYYSPCAHSQMLSSITGQQVFLKLENLQMTGSFKERGALNRIALLTPEQAARGVVAASAGNHAQGVAYHATKRGIRAVIVMPLATPLVKVTATRGFGAEVVLHGANYDEAYEEARRICAAQNMTFIHPFDDPAVMAGQGTIGLELLEQIPDLEAVVVPIGGGGLIGGVACAIKESNPRIKVIGAQTSRLPSMKVAVEQHRPVTIPPATTIADGIAVRRAGEVTLPVIERYVDEIVTVDEDEIASAILVLLEREKTLAEGAGATGLASLLQKKTSLNGARTAVIIGGGNIDVTLLSRIIERGLVQDGRMIRLRIHLLDKPGALAELTKLIAHHRVNIVDTLYNRAYYGVNLGDTTIDITLETRGPAQVAELLAALDAGGYVYSRVL; encoded by the coding sequence TTGAGTACCGCGGAGCGAGTAAGCGAGACAAGCATCACCCTGGCCGACGTCGTTGCAGCACGCGAGCGTCTGCGCAACTCCATTTATTACTCTCCCTGCGCGCACTCCCAGATGCTCTCCTCCATTACGGGCCAGCAGGTCTTTCTAAAGCTCGAAAACCTGCAAATGACCGGCTCGTTCAAGGAGCGTGGCGCTCTGAACCGCATCGCGCTGCTCACGCCAGAACAGGCCGCCCGCGGAGTTGTAGCCGCCAGCGCAGGTAACCACGCGCAGGGCGTAGCCTATCACGCCACCAAGCGCGGAATTCGCGCTGTAATCGTGATGCCGCTGGCGACGCCACTGGTGAAGGTCACGGCGACTCGCGGCTTCGGCGCAGAGGTCGTCCTGCACGGAGCCAACTACGATGAGGCCTACGAAGAAGCTCGCCGCATCTGCGCCGCGCAGAACATGACCTTCATCCATCCCTTCGACGATCCGGCCGTCATGGCAGGACAAGGAACGATCGGGCTCGAGCTGCTCGAGCAGATTCCGGACCTCGAGGCCGTCGTTGTTCCCATTGGCGGAGGCGGGCTGATTGGCGGCGTTGCCTGCGCCATCAAGGAGTCGAACCCCAGGATTAAGGTCATCGGAGCGCAAACCTCGCGTCTGCCGTCGATGAAAGTGGCTGTAGAACAGCACCGGCCGGTAACGATTCCTCCAGCAACGACCATCGCGGACGGTATCGCCGTGCGTCGTGCGGGCGAGGTAACGCTGCCCGTGATCGAGCGCTACGTCGACGAGATCGTCACCGTCGATGAAGATGAAATCGCTTCGGCCATCCTCGTTCTGCTGGAACGCGAGAAGACACTGGCCGAAGGCGCGGGCGCTACCGGCCTCGCATCCCTGTTGCAGAAGAAGACGTCACTCAACGGTGCGCGCACCGCAGTCATCATCGGCGGAGGCAACATCGACGTCACGCTGCTCAGCCGCATCATCGAGCGCGGCCTTGTGCAGGACGGACGTATGATCCGGCTGCGCATCCATCTGCTGGATAAGCCCGGCGCACTCGCCGAGCTGACGAAGCTGATCGCGCATCATCGCGTAAACATTGTGGACACGCTCTATAACCGCGCCTACTACGGTGTGAACCTGGGCGATACGACGATCGATATTACGCTCGAGACACGCGGCCCGGCGCAGGTCGCTGAACTGCTCGCCGCACTGGATGCTGGCGGCTACGTCTATTCGCGTGTGCTCTAA
- the aroF gene encoding 3-deoxy-7-phosphoheptulonate synthase yields MIVAMQDTATEEHIQTVIERMVELGFNVHRTTGAAQTILAGVGTPEHFDVAEFKVLAGVHDAYRISSPYKLAGRNFRPEGTKITFPNGVVVGGKEVVVMAGPCSVESREQILDSAKKVAAAGGKFLRGGAYKPRSSPYSFQGMGLEGLKLLREVGDETNLLVITEVMEISQIEPMLPYIDCFQIGARNMQNFNLLRELGHVRKPCLLKRGISATIEEVLLSAEYILSGGNYDLMLCERGIRTYETATRNTMDISAIPVLKKLTHLPVLGDPSHGVGIREFVPPMALAAVAAGADGLLMEMHPNPDKAMSDGAQSMYPEQLEKLIAQLKQLAPVVGRSVA; encoded by the coding sequence ATGATCGTAGCAATGCAGGACACGGCAACTGAAGAACACATCCAGACCGTAATCGAGCGGATGGTTGAGCTTGGGTTCAACGTTCACCGCACCACCGGAGCCGCGCAGACCATTCTGGCCGGTGTAGGAACTCCGGAGCATTTTGACGTGGCCGAGTTCAAGGTTCTGGCCGGCGTTCACGATGCCTACCGCATTTCTTCGCCCTACAAGCTCGCGGGACGCAACTTCCGCCCGGAAGGCACGAAGATCACCTTCCCCAATGGGGTCGTCGTTGGCGGCAAGGAAGTTGTCGTCATGGCTGGTCCCTGCTCGGTCGAATCACGCGAGCAGATTCTCGACAGCGCCAAGAAGGTTGCTGCCGCAGGCGGAAAGTTTCTGCGTGGCGGAGCCTACAAGCCGCGCAGCTCGCCCTACAGCTTCCAGGGCATGGGCCTTGAAGGCCTGAAGTTGCTGCGTGAAGTCGGCGATGAAACCAACCTGCTCGTCATCACCGAAGTCATGGAGATCTCTCAGATCGAGCCAATGCTTCCTTACATCGATTGCTTCCAGATTGGCGCGCGCAACATGCAGAATTTCAATCTACTGCGAGAGCTCGGCCACGTCCGCAAGCCCTGCCTGTTGAAGCGCGGTATCTCAGCCACGATCGAAGAGGTTCTGCTGTCCGCCGAGTACATCCTCTCGGGCGGCAACTATGACCTGATGCTCTGCGAGCGCGGCATCCGCACCTACGAGACCGCGACCCGCAACACGATGGATATCTCCGCGATCCCCGTGCTTAAGAAGTTGACCCACCTTCCCGTACTGGGCGATCCGTCGCACGGCGTTGGCATTCGCGAATTCGTTCCTCCAATGGCGTTGGCTGCTGTGGCCGCAGGCGCAGATGGACTATTAATGGAGATGCACCCAAATCCCGATAAGGCCATGAGCGACGGAGCGCAGAGCATGTATCCGGAGCAATTGGAGAAGCTTATTGCACAACTCAAGCAACTAGCGCCAGTGGTCGGACGTTCGGTGGCATAG
- a CDS encoding prephenate dehydrogenase, producing MIERVLIIGTGLIGASTGLALRTAGFSGRIDGWDQSSLELNAALQMGAVDGVVGNQWGALELARQADVVVLAVPVLAIKDWMQQLATVMGPDQLITDVGSTKLEITELAATLFGGKDQAIFLAGHPMAGKESGGALLAEASLFNGAMWLFTPTAAESTPLEKEWRSWVGFFGARSLDMDPKRHDEMCAWVSHLPQMLSTALAALLEDRFGDAPEIAAIGGRALRETTRLGASPYSMWRDVALTNTEPIAETLLSLEQRLTHVRENLRTPGLRDEFTLANRFRAKR from the coding sequence GTGATTGAGCGCGTTCTCATTATCGGGACAGGGTTGATCGGTGCTTCCACCGGTCTGGCTCTGCGTACCGCGGGCTTCTCTGGCCGCATCGACGGCTGGGACCAGAGTTCGTTGGAGTTGAATGCTGCCCTTCAGATGGGAGCCGTCGACGGAGTCGTAGGCAACCAGTGGGGTGCACTCGAGCTTGCTCGCCAGGCCGATGTGGTCGTGCTTGCCGTTCCGGTATTGGCAATCAAGGACTGGATGCAACAACTTGCCACGGTCATGGGGCCGGATCAGCTCATCACCGATGTGGGCAGCACCAAGCTCGAGATCACGGAACTGGCCGCGACACTTTTCGGTGGCAAGGACCAGGCCATCTTTCTCGCCGGTCACCCTATGGCAGGCAAGGAATCCGGCGGCGCATTGCTGGCCGAGGCCAGCCTGTTCAACGGCGCAATGTGGCTGTTCACACCGACGGCCGCAGAGTCTACACCGCTTGAGAAAGAGTGGCGAAGTTGGGTCGGATTCTTTGGAGCGCGCTCGCTCGATATGGACCCGAAGCGCCACGATGAGATGTGCGCTTGGGTAAGCCATCTGCCGCAGATGCTCTCGACTGCTCTTGCAGCCTTGCTTGAAGACCGCTTCGGCGATGCCCCCGAAATTGCGGCTATCGGCGGACGCGCACTGCGCGAGACTACCCGACTCGGCGCGAGCCCGTACAGCATGTGGCGCGATGTTGCGCTCACCAATACAGAACCGATCGCCGAAACACTGCTTTCGCTCGAACAACGTCTGACCCATGTTCGCGAGAACCTGCGCACGCCCGGGTTGCGCGACGAGTTCACCCTGGCAAACAGGTTTCGGGCGAAGCGATAG
- the trpA gene encoding tryptophan synthase subunit alpha: MAIQFKKKPGLVVYLTAGDPDLATTRDIALAAIDNGADVIELGVPFSDPLADGPVIQRASERAVAKGTRLTDVLNVAKELRAARPQAGIILFSYLNPVLRLGLKEFCARAKDAGADGVLLTDMIVEEAAEYLDAMRTNKLAPVFLAAPTSPDARLKAIAENSQGFVYAISRTGITGTQSHLTSDAADIVTRLRQFTSLPIAVGFGISNAQHVKAVGEFADAAVVGSAIVQLIEKTAPEQAASAVGKFVAELRA, from the coding sequence ATGGCGATCCAGTTCAAAAAGAAGCCCGGCCTAGTCGTTTATCTCACTGCAGGCGACCCCGATCTCGCCACCACTCGCGATATCGCGCTAGCAGCGATCGACAACGGCGCAGACGTGATCGAGCTAGGGGTCCCCTTCAGCGACCCGCTCGCCGACGGCCCTGTAATCCAACGCGCCAGTGAACGCGCTGTTGCCAAAGGCACGCGGCTGACTGATGTACTCAACGTGGCAAAAGAACTGCGAGCAGCTCGTCCACAAGCAGGAATTATTCTCTTCTCGTATCTGAATCCCGTTCTGCGACTCGGTCTCAAGGAGTTTTGTGCGAGAGCGAAGGATGCAGGAGCGGACGGTGTTCTGCTGACCGACATGATCGTCGAAGAGGCGGCCGAATATCTCGACGCCATGCGCACCAATAAGCTCGCTCCGGTTTTTCTTGCCGCTCCCACCAGCCCCGATGCCCGTTTGAAGGCAATTGCGGAAAACTCGCAGGGGTTCGTCTACGCCATCTCACGTACTGGAATTACCGGCACGCAGTCGCACCTCACCAGCGATGCTGCGGATATCGTTACGCGGCTCAGGCAGTTCACCTCGCTGCCGATTGCCGTCGGATTCGGCATCTCGAATGCTCAACATGTAAAGGCGGTGGGCGAGTTTGCCGACGCGGCTGTAGTCGGCAGTGCAATTGTGCAGTTGATCGAAAAGACCGCACCGGAGCAGGCCGCATCGGCAGTCGGAAAGTTTGTAGCGGAGCTGCGAGCATGA
- a CDS encoding multicopper oxidase family protein, translated as MIDRRHFLKLSGMATAELLSRQATALASPDYSLTIGSASIEIAPRRFIKTTAYNRQAPGPLLRMKEGVPVTIDVSNQSSDDEIVHWHGLFLPPEIDGAMEEGTPHIPAGKSARYTFTPEPGGFRWYHTHTSAKNNLKKALYSGQYGFLWIEPRENPGRYDQEFFLALHDWDGSLVGSDDGSMNPVYNYSTINGKTLGFGEPLRVRQGQRVVLHIVNTSATEPHWLALAGHQFKVMALDGNPVPSPRTVSMLHLSPAERVSVEVEMNNPGVWVLGEVRKHVQAIGMGIVVEYADRSGKPAWQQPQMLRWDYLVFGATAPDESSREIKAEVIPLTFTSKFIGHGAMDRWMINGRSFPDTETISLRLGQRYRLAFKNKSMDDHPVHLHRHTFELRSMAGRATRGIMKDTVLVKAGTEAEVEFTANMPGLSLFHCHQQDHMDMGFMMLFRGL; from the coding sequence GTGATCGACCGTCGTCATTTTCTGAAACTCTCTGGCATGGCGACAGCAGAATTGCTGAGCCGACAAGCAACTGCCCTTGCTTCGCCGGACTACTCCCTAACGATTGGCTCCGCTTCGATTGAGATCGCTCCTCGTCGATTCATCAAGACCACCGCCTATAACAGGCAAGCCCCCGGCCCTTTGCTGCGAATGAAAGAGGGCGTCCCGGTCACAATCGACGTTTCGAATCAAAGCAGCGACGACGAGATCGTGCACTGGCATGGTCTCTTTCTACCGCCCGAGATCGATGGGGCCATGGAAGAAGGAACGCCGCATATTCCTGCGGGAAAGAGTGCGCGCTACACCTTCACGCCGGAGCCTGGGGGATTTCGCTGGTACCACACCCACACCTCGGCAAAAAACAATCTGAAGAAGGCCCTATACAGCGGACAGTATGGATTTCTATGGATTGAGCCGCGCGAGAATCCTGGCCGCTACGATCAGGAGTTCTTCCTCGCCCTACACGATTGGGATGGCTCTCTTGTGGGCAGCGATGACGGCTCGATGAATCCGGTCTACAACTACTCGACCATCAATGGAAAGACGTTGGGCTTCGGTGAGCCGCTACGAGTGCGACAGGGACAACGCGTCGTACTGCATATCGTCAACACCAGCGCGACCGAACCGCATTGGCTGGCGCTGGCAGGTCATCAGTTCAAGGTAATGGCACTCGACGGCAATCCCGTGCCCTCACCCCGCACAGTATCCATGTTGCATCTGTCTCCTGCGGAGCGCGTTTCCGTTGAAGTCGAGATGAACAACCCCGGCGTGTGGGTTCTGGGTGAGGTTCGCAAACACGTGCAGGCAATCGGCATGGGGATTGTCGTCGAGTACGCAGACCGTTCTGGAAAACCGGCCTGGCAGCAGCCTCAGATGCTCAGGTGGGATTATCTTGTGTTCGGAGCAACCGCCCCCGACGAATCTTCACGTGAAATTAAGGCAGAAGTGATTCCCTTGACCTTTACGTCGAAGTTCATTGGACATGGAGCCATGGATCGATGGATGATCAATGGCCGTTCGTTCCCCGATACCGAAACCATTTCGCTGAGGTTGGGCCAACGCTATCGATTGGCCTTCAAAAATAAAAGCATGGACGACCATCCTGTTCACCTGCATCGCCACACCTTTGAACTTCGCAGCATGGCGGGACGCGCGACACGCGGGATTATGAAGGATACGGTCCTGGTCAAAGCCGGAACCGAAGCGGAGGTCGAATTCACAGCAAACATGCCGGGGCTTTCACTGTTTCACTGCCATCAGCAGGACCACATGGACATGGGATTCATGATGCTTTTCCGAGGCTTATGA